A genomic segment from Neodiprion lecontei isolate iyNeoLeco1 chromosome 1, iyNeoLeco1.1, whole genome shotgun sequence encodes:
- the LOC107226616 gene encoding cholinesterase 1 has translation MDIRIKREMMSAQIICFACVLLIPAVILAVEEVELEIEQGKLKGIKSKTLLDQKPLYMFTGIPYAKSIQGPNKFKVAEPPESWSGVYDATHQGSGCVSYCMMRHKVVGEDDCLFLNVYTPEPNKDARKAVMVFFHGGGFNMGSAETDFYGPYFIVEEDVVLVTVNSRLGVFGFLSTEDSAAPGNLGLKDQNVALKWVQENIQYFGGCPHRVTIFGQSSGGASVQYHMMSPMSAGLFQNALSQGGSAVAPWAITHHAKEAAFKLGKALGIDTTDSAILLKELTQLPSYEIVEAAMTVDQTENAMNGHNNAFIPSVEPDVGQEVFLPADPWELIMKGKVSDVPYMAGLNLNETLFLKSALITSADMMNEHFENFLPDDLNVTDTAQQKQIADMMRKFYLDDKPLTKDLLREFGQMTMDVMFTCPVQIPLTIINSLKSTPTYNYLFIYDSYLGIFKVMGFYDGTEGVIHGDEMGFILHNRFLNSVPQPGSDQERVTRLLTKLWANFAKTGNPTPALDEYITMNWEPMGKENNYAIIDRELTMDKNMFKERIDFWLPIYKNVIGDFAKLF, from the exons ATGGATATCCGTATTAAGCGAGAGATGATGTCCGCGCAAATAATTTGCTTCGCTTGTGTTTTGCTCATTCCGGCGGTGATTTTGGCCGTTGAGGAAGTTGAGCTGGAAATAGAGCAGGGAAAGTTGAAGGGGATCAAGTCCAAAACGCTACTTGATCAAAAACCACTTTACATGTTCACCGGGATTCCATATGCTAAATCTATCCAAGGACCAAATAAATTTAAG GTCGCCGAACCGCCGGAATCCTGGTCCGGGGTTTACGATGCGACCCATCAAGGATCCGGTTGTGTGTCCTACTGCATGATGCGGCATAAGGTGGTCGGAGAAGACGACTGCTTATTCTTAAACGTTTACACTCCAGAGCCGAATAAGGACGCCAGAAAAGCAGTTATGGTCTTCTTCCATGGTGGTGGCTTCAATATGGGCTCAGCAGAAACGGACTTTTACGGTCCATACTTCATTGTTGAAGAGGACGTTGTTCTGGTCACTGTCAACTCTAGACTAGGAGTGTTCG GGTTTCTGAGCACCGAGGATTCCGCTGCTCCGGGCAACTTGGGACTCAAGGATCAAAATGTCGCGTTGAAGTGGGTGCAGGAAAACATTCAGTACTTCGGAGGGTGTCCTCACAGGGTGACGATCTTTGGTCAGAGTTCTGGTGGTGCTTCTGTCCAGTATCATATGATGTCACCGATGTCCGCTG GACTTTTCCAGAACGCGCTTTCGCAGGGCGGTTCTGCGGTTGCTCCATGGGCCATAACGCACCACGCGAAAGAGGCTGCATTCAAGCTAGGGAAAGCTTTGGGTATCGATACTACTGATTCTGCTATTCTTCTCAAGGAACTTACTCAGTTACCAAGCTATGAAATAGTCGAGGCTGCAATGACCGTCGATCAAACTGAG AATGCAATGAATGGTCACAACAATGCGTTTATCCCATCTGTGGAACCGGACGTTGGTCAAGAAGTTTTCCTACCTGCCGATCCGTGGGAGTTGATTATGAAAGGAAAAGTATCCGACGTACCGTACATGGCAGGATTGAATCTTAATGAGACGTTGTTTTTGAAGAGCG CGCTCATCACGTCCGCCGATATGATGAACGAACACTTCGAAAATTTCCTACCAGATGATTTGAATGTTACCGACACTGCCCAGCAAAAACAGATTGCTGAtatgatgagaaaattttatctcgACGATAAACCACTCACTAAGGACTTGTTGCGAGAATTCGGGCAG ATGACGATGGATGTGATGTTCACTTGCCCCGTGCAAATACCCCTTACAATAATAAACTCCCTCAAGTCTACGCCTACCTACAACTACTTGTTCATTTACGACTCATACCTTGGAATTTTTAAAGTCATGGGATTCTACGATGGTACAGAAG GTGTGATTCACGGAGACGAGATGGGTTTCATATTGCATAATCGTTTTCTTAATTCGGTACCGCAACCGGGCTCTGACCAGGAAAGAGTCACTCGCCTCCTAACCAAGCTCTGGGCGAACTTCGCCAAAACGGG AAATCCTACGCCTGCTTTAGACGAATATATAACGATGAATTGGGAGCCGATGGGGAAGGAGAACAATTACGCCATCATCGATCGAGAACTGACTATGGACAAGAACATGTTCAAGGAAAGGATCGATTTTTGGTTACCAATTTACAAGAATGTAATTGGCGATTTTGCTAAACTATTCTAG